One part of the Ochrobactrum quorumnocens genome encodes these proteins:
- the cydB gene encoding cytochrome d ubiquinol oxidase subunit II → MILSDLLDYETLRIIWWVLLGVLLIAFAAMDGFDLGVGILLPFAGRTDVERRIVINTIGPIWEGNQVWLILGGGAIFAAWPPLYAVSFSGFYLAMFLILFALILRPVGFKFRSKRDSVAWRTGWDWALFIGGFVPSLIFGVAVGNVLQGVPFRFNDDLQIFYDGTFFGLLNPFALLCGVLSVTMLTMLGAGWLVLKTTGEVQARARSFGSIAALLTTVLYVVAGIISWLWVSGYTITSAVVTGGPSNPLRKAVELDHGAWFVNYMNYPILLIAPALGILGPLLLFIMFRSKREIAPILTGQLSVLGIIASVGVSMFPFILPSSIDPRSSLTVWDASSSHMTLFIMLVVTLIFLPLIVAYTSWVYKVLWGKVDKEMIEDESNHAY, encoded by the coding sequence ATGATACTCAGCGACTTGTTGGACTATGAAACACTCCGCATCATCTGGTGGGTGCTGCTCGGTGTATTGCTGATCGCCTTTGCTGCGATGGATGGTTTCGATCTTGGCGTCGGCATTTTGTTGCCGTTTGCCGGTAGAACGGATGTCGAGCGGCGTATTGTCATCAATACCATCGGTCCCATTTGGGAAGGCAATCAGGTGTGGTTGATCCTTGGCGGCGGCGCTATCTTCGCCGCTTGGCCGCCGCTTTACGCCGTATCCTTCTCAGGATTCTATCTGGCAATGTTTCTTATATTGTTTGCCCTGATCCTGCGTCCGGTTGGCTTTAAGTTTCGCTCGAAACGCGACAGCGTGGCGTGGCGTACGGGCTGGGACTGGGCGTTGTTCATCGGTGGCTTCGTGCCTTCGTTGATCTTCGGCGTTGCGGTAGGAAACGTTTTGCAAGGCGTGCCATTCCGTTTCAACGACGATCTTCAGATCTTCTATGACGGAACATTCTTCGGGTTGCTCAATCCGTTCGCACTACTCTGCGGTGTGCTTTCCGTCACGATGCTGACGATGCTCGGCGCGGGATGGCTGGTGCTGAAGACCACTGGCGAGGTGCAGGCAAGGGCGCGTTCATTTGGCAGCATTGCAGCGTTGCTGACGACCGTACTTTACGTGGTGGCAGGCATCATCAGCTGGCTCTGGGTATCGGGCTACACAATCACCAGTGCTGTGGTGACAGGAGGACCATCGAACCCCCTGCGCAAGGCCGTTGAACTGGATCACGGTGCATGGTTCGTTAATTACATGAACTATCCGATCCTCCTGATCGCACCGGCACTTGGCATTCTCGGTCCGCTGCTGCTTTTCATCATGTTTCGCAGCAAACGTGAGATCGCACCGATACTCACCGGACAGCTATCCGTCTTGGGCATTATCGCTTCAGTCGGTGTCTCGATGTTCCCGTTCATTCTGCCATCTTCGATCGATCCCCGTTCGAGCCTGACAGTCTGGGATGCATCGTCGAGCCACATGACCTTGTTCATCATGCTGGTTGTAACCTTGATCTTCCTTCCACTCATCGTCGCCTATACCTCGTGGGTTTATAAGGTTCTGTGGGGCAAGGTTGATAAGGAAATGATCGAAGACGAAAGCAACCACGCTTATTAG
- the cydX gene encoding cytochrome bd-I oxidase subunit CydX, whose product MWYFSWLLGLPLAVAFAVLNAMWYELMDDRARKRLAGDPTAELAREGIKHH is encoded by the coding sequence ATGTGGTATTTCTCCTGGCTTCTTGGCCTGCCGCTTGCTGTAGCTTTCGCCGTATTGAACGCCATGTGGTATGAGTTGATGGACGACAGGGCGCGTAAGCGCCTTGCCGGAGACCCAACCGCTGAACTGGCGCGCGAAGGCATCAAGCATCATTAG